One Neodiprion pinetum isolate iyNeoPine1 chromosome 1, iyNeoPine1.2, whole genome shotgun sequence genomic window carries:
- the Tsp26A gene encoding tetraspanin-5 isoform X3: MPVRKYRRDTSEVSCCLKYVIFGFNVMFWLLGLGIMAVGVWAWTEKDTFNNLSRLTNVALDPAFILILIGTVTFIIGFTGCVGALRENTCLLAAYAIFLALLLLSEMTAGILGFVFKDWIKSQATGGFQAFIIHYREDPDQQNLIDWIQEDWLQCCGIEGPKDWDRNNYFNCSSSEIGSREACGVPFSCCKRKPNEIIKNKQCGYDVRKPGYPGERSIFERGCLRAGEEWVELNLVPVAGAAVGVMVLQNFDVTKVINDKGCVQAGEEWMERNLLAIASSAVCTAFAQILGICFAQNLRADIFAQKAKWH, translated from the exons cTGCTCGGTCTCGGCATCATGGCAGTCGGGGTTTGGGCCTGGACGGAAAAGGACACTTTCAACAACTTGTCTCGCCTGACGAACGTCGCGCTCGATCCGGCCTTCATTCTCATtctaatcg gcaCAGTGACGTTCATCATCGGATTCACAGGATGCGTTGGCGCGTTGAGAGAAAACACGTGTTTACTAGCTGCG TACGCGATATTTTTGGCGCTGTTACTTCTTTCGGAAATGACAGCTGGCATATTGGGATTCGTCTTTAAAGATTGG ATCAAGTCACAGGCCACGGGTGGATTTCAAGCTTTCATAATTCACTACAGAGAAGATCCCGATCAACAGAATCTGATCGATTGGATTCAGGAGGACTGG CTGCAGTGTTGCGGAATCGAGGGCCCCAAGGACTGGGACCGAAACAACTACTTCAACTGCTCCTCGAGTGAGATTGGGTCGAGAGAAGCATGCGGTGTGCCTTTTAGCTGCTGCAAGCGGAAACCAAAC GAGATTATCAAGAACAAACAGTGTGGATACGACGTGCGAAAGCCCGGCTAT CCAGGGGAAAGAAGTATCTTTGAAAGAGGGTGCCTAAGGGCCGGCGAAGAGTGGGTCGAGTTGAACCTCGTCCCCGTTGCCGGCGCCGCCGTTGGTGTTATGGTCCTCCAG aattttgacGTAACCAAGGTGATCAATGATAAGGGATGCGTTCAGGCGGGCGAAGAATGGATGGAGAGGAATCTACTTGCCATTGCCAGCAGTGCTGTTTGCACGGCTTTCGCTCAG ATACTGGGCATATGCTTCGCGCAAAATCTACGGGCGGACATATTTGCCCAGAAGGCTAAATGGCATTGA